The Arvicanthis niloticus isolate mArvNil1 chromosome 2, mArvNil1.pat.X, whole genome shotgun sequence genome includes a window with the following:
- the LOC117702866 gene encoding disks large homolog 5-like, with the protein MLSMLLRLFRRDNTIQPETRPRQKAFCKAGRRRWPWGRHRSVGKESSQAYTISEQEQRMKRLEKLKRDLERMKNERDELRGILALYSDKDLNNRFNFEMMMLVTQHDQVMSELKNIPQQISEALYKCQELTKNNQLYSIRNCHLLTESLHMKSEVKMLWNANRQLLKEQITLEVCSKETRRLCVEASMKIYDKFSKYIQQVFALHACKSPEARPEEVSGFHLELKFSD; encoded by the exons ATGTTGTCCATGCTGCTCAGGCTGTTTCGTAGGGACAATACAAtacaaccagagaccagacctaggcagaaggcattctgtaaagcaggaagaaggagatggccctggggaagacaca ggtctgttgggaaagagtcctcccaagcctacaccatcagtgagcaggagcagagaatgaagaggttggagaagctcaaaagggaccTTGAAAGAATGAAGAACGAGAGGGACGAACTCCGGGGCATCCTGGCACTTTATAGTGACAAGGATTTGAACAACag gttcaactttgagaTGATGATGCTGGTGACGCAACACGACCAGGTGATGAGCGAGCTCAAAAACATTCCgcagcagatcagtgaggccttgtaCAAGTGCCAGGAGTTGACcaaaaataatcaactttacag catcaggaactgtcacctcctgactgagtctcttcatatgaagagtgaagtaaaaatgctctggaatgcaaacaggcagctgcttaaggaacagattacactggaagtgtgctctaaggaaacaaggaggctatgtgtggaggccagcatgaagatctatgacaaattttccaagtatatccaacag gtTTTTGCACTACACGCTTGCAAGTCCCCAGaggccaggccagaagaggtcagtggattccacctggaactgaagttcagTGATTAa